The proteins below come from a single Bactrocera dorsalis isolate Fly_Bdor chromosome 5, ASM2337382v1, whole genome shotgun sequence genomic window:
- the LOC105224269 gene encoding exosome complex component MTR3: MPPPSASRKFMYPEQSVPYSVYIKQEHPDELFAKLEKPGKLQLEERPTFLKVGALATVKGSAYMEYGKTKVMTSIEPPRELNKQTKKIGTLGLVTCTLKYAPFAVKDPACIPRKETSMALALKKALEPVICRHEFPYFQLEIKVLIIDDDGCALSTAINCCGAALVDAGIATYDLITASTVCKYKDVEFVNPNAVIEQLVSTITNSESDEEHGIVVTASLAAVDQITECFQKGYFKPETLQQLTDHTLAINERILDTVRYVLFNKVKTLLEKEKEAREVIETINAITESTVAE; this comes from the exons ATGCCACCTCCATCTGCTAGTCGAAAGTTTATGTATCCTGAGCAATCAGTTCCATATTCGGTATATATTAAACAAGAACACCCTGATGAATTATTTGCCAAACTTGAGAAACCGGGCAAATTGCAATTGGAGGAGAGACCAACAT TCTTAAAAGTTGGTGCACTTGCAACAGTCAAAGGTTCCGCATACATGGAATATGGCAAAACGAAGGTAATGACATCGATTGAACCTCCACGTGAGTTGAACAAGCAGACAAAGAAAAT TGGAACTTTGGGTTTAGTTACGTGCACATTAAAGTATGCCCCATTTGCCGTAAAAGATCCAGCATGTATACCGAGAAAGGAAACTTCTATGGCGTTGGCCTTAAAAAAAGCTTTGGAACCTGTTATTTGTCGGCACGAATTTCCATATTTTCAActtgaaataaaagtattaataatagATGATGACGGGTGCGCACTTAGTACAGCAATTAATTGTTGTGGTGCAGCTTTGGTAGATGCTGGCATTGCTACATATGACTTAATAACAGCATCGACGGTGTGCAAATATAAAGATGTGGAATTCGTAAATCCAAACG ctgTTATCGAACAATTGGTTTCAACGATAACCAATTCTGAAAGCGATGAAGAACATGGCATCGTTGTTACCGCTAGTTTGGCCGCAGTTGACCAAATAACTGAATGTTTTCAAAAGGGATATTTTAAGCCGGAAACGCTCCAACAACTAACTGATCATACTTTAGCTATCAATGAACGAATATTGGATACGGTACGTTATGTGTTATTTAACAAGGTCAAAACACtattggaaaaagaaaaagaggcAAGAGAAGTAATTGAAACTATCAATGCTATTACTGAGAGTACAGTTGcggagtaa
- the LOC105224272 gene encoding metaxin-2 isoform X1, translated as MQSSQYLSQLNAFEKMSDEPWPEDAVLYQPYEAEQILLPEHASCLAVKAYLKMCQLPFEVRSCANAEYMSPGGRMTKLPFIRAGAFIVAEFEPIVNFIEHKGSAIGQWLDDDNKADMRTYVSLAENIFTMAELYISFVNKTVYEKVTAPRNGCVFPWPLNLIQNYSKRRNTLRLLKVYQWNDMTIEDVIEKVEKCCETLTLKLEESPDTPFFYSDQPCELDAIAFGHLFAIITTDLPNMALAQTVRKFKRLVEFCQFIDGKYFQMSK; from the exons atgCAGTCCTCACAGTACCTAAGTCAACTGAACGCTTTCGAAAAGATGAGCGATGAACCGTGGCCGGAGGATGCAGTACTTTATCAGCCATATGAAGCAGAGCAGATACTTCTGCCGGAACACGCTAGTTGCTTAGCTGTTAAAGCGTATCTCAAAATGTGCCAGCTACCTTTTGAAGTTCGCTCATGTGCAAATGCTGAATACATGTCGCCAGGCGGGCGTATGACAAAGCTGCCATTTATTCGTGCCGGAGCATTCATAGTAGCTGAATTTGAACCCATCGTCAATTTTATTGAGCATAAAGGCTCGGCTATCGGGCAGTGGTTAGATGATGACAACAAGGCTGATATGCGTACCTATGTATCATTGGCTGAGAACATATTCACTATGGCCGAACTATATATCAGCTTCGTCAATAAAACTGTGTATGAGAAAGTGACAGCTCCACGGAATGGCTGTGTTTTTCCATGGCCACTTAATCTAATACAAAATTACTCTAAACGACGAAATACACTGCGTTTGCTGAAAGTATATCAATGGAACGATATGACAATTGAAGATGTTATTGAAAAGGTGGAAAAATGTTGCGAGACATTAACATTGAAACTCGAAGAGTCGCCCGATACACCGTTCTTTTATTCGGACCAGCCATGTGAATTGGACGCTATTGCTTTTGGACATCTTTTTGCCATTATAACAACGGATTTGCCAAATATGGCACTTGCACAGACAGTGCGAAAATTTAAACGTTTGGTAGAGTTTTGCCAATTTATCGatggaaaatatttccaaatgag TAAATGA
- the LOC105224271 gene encoding 26S proteasome non-ATPase regulatory subunit 2, with the protein MVAPKKDEKTATEVKKDQVKETPEKETTKDAKDEGKEQELSDEDQQLQDELEMLVNRLQEPDKALYLPALEMLAKLIRASTTSMTSVPKPLKFMRPHYETMKTIYKQMPDQQTRQLCADIISVLSMTMGSGKDCLAYRFLCDRSQKIGDWGHEYVRHLSGEIASHYLDTSGEFQAQLIELVKQIIPYNMEHNAEADACDLLIEIDHLHLLQDYVDESAYPRFCLYLQSCYPYVPEPDNTIILETALQLARKFNQHTQALRLALMLNDMDKIAEIFKEPKDAAVQKQLAFMLARQQVCLELDESVPDYDDLMEIMSNTNLNKHFLNLARELDIMEAKTPEDIYKSHLDNARTRFASIQVDSAKQNLAASFVNGFVNAGFGVDKLLSEDGNKWLYKNKEHGMLSATASLGLILLWDVDGGLTMIDKYLYSTDDYIKSGALLACGIVNCGIRNEVDPAHALLADYIDNQNTSMRIGAILGLGIAYAGSNRAIVIDTLKTVFAANGKNAANVEIMGIAALSLGLISVGSCNAEITEILLQTIMGLSKSDLKDTYSRFLWLGLGLLYLGRQKATEAVMLTLEVLDEPYRSMATTMVDICAYAGTGNVLKIQQLLHICSDHYESSNADSADEKGKKDKNKEKDKAEKEKEKEKDLSATQAIAVLGIALIAMGEDIGAEMAFRSFGNLLRYCEPCIRRAVPLALGLISASNPKLNILDTLSKFSHDSDAEVAHNAIFAMGLIGAGTNNARLASMLRQLAQYHSKDPSNLFMVRIAQSLTHLGKGTLTLSPYHSDRQLMNPMAVAGLMATLVSLLDVKTLILGRSHYLLYTLVPAMQARMLITFDEELNQLQVPVRVGIAIDVVGQAGKPKTITGFQTHTTPVLLAMGERAELATDEYISLTPVMEGFVILKKNPNFVK; encoded by the exons ATGGTTGCTCCCAAGAAAGATGAAAAAACTGCTACTGAGGTGAAGAAAGACCAAGTGAAGGAGACACCGGAAAAAGAAACAACTAAAGATGCTAAAGATGAAGGTAAGGAGCAGGAGCTTTCAGATGAAGATCAACAACTTCAAGACGAATTAGAGATGCTAGTTAATCGTCTACAAGAACCAGATAAGGCATTGTATTTGCCCGCATTGGAAATGTTGGCAAAACTAATTCGCGCTTCTACTACATCTATGACTTCAGTACCGAAACCATTGAAGTTTATGCGACCACATTATGAGACaatgaaaacaatttataaGCAAATGCCTGACCAGCAAACTCGGCAATTGTGCGCTGACATCATATCGGTACTCTCAATGACAATGGGCAGTGGTAAGGATTGTTTGGCTTACCGTTTTCTTTGCGACCGTTCTCAGAAAATTGGTGACTGGGGACATGAATATGTTCGCCATTTGTCTGGCGAAATTGCATCGCATTATTTAGATACCTCAGGGGAATTTCAAGCACAGCTAATCGAGTTGGTGAAACAAATTATCCCATACAATATGGAACACAATGCTGAGGCAGATGCTTGCGATTTATTAATTGAGATAGATcatttgcatttattgcaagaTTATGTTGACGAATCAGCTTATCCACGCTTCTGCTTATATTTACAATCTTGCTACCCATATGTACCCGAACCTGATAATACCATAATTTTGGAAACAGCACTGCAGTTGGCTCGTAAATTTAATCAACATACACAAGCATTGCGTTTAGCATTGATGCTAAATGATATGGATAAAATTGCAGAAATATTCAAGGAACCTAAAGATGCTGCTGTGCAAAAGCAACTTGCTTTCATGCTAGCACGTCAGCAAGTTTGTCTAGAATTGGATGAATCTGTGCCGGATTATGATGATTTGATGGAAATTATGTCTAACACGAACttgaataaacattttttgaatttggcaCGAGAACTTGATATAATGGAAGCCAAGACCCCAGAGGACATTTATAAATCGCATTTAGATAATGCGCGCACTCGATTTGCCTCAATAcag gtTGATTCTGCGAAGCAGAATTTGGCCGCCAGCTTTGTAAATGGTTTTGTAAATGCTGGTTTTGGTGTGGACAAACTGCTCTCTGAAGATGGCAATAAGTGgttgtacaaaaataaagaacatGGCATGCTTTCAGCAACTGCATCCCTTGGTCTCATTTTATTATGGGATGTTGATGGTGGCTTAACTATGATTGATAAATATCTTTATTCTACCGACGATTATATAAAATCGGGTGCATTACTAGCTTGTGGTATTGTTAATTGTGGAATACGTAATGAGGTTGACCCTGCCCATGCACTACTCGCCGATTATATTGATAATCAGAATACTTCAATGCGTATTGGTGCCATTTTGGGTTTAGGAATAGCATATGCAGGCTCTAATCGTGCCATTGTCATTGATACGTTGAAAACAGTGTTTGCTGCTAATGGTAAAAATGCGGCCAATGTGGAAATTATGGGAATAGCCGCATTATCGTTGGGTTTAATATCAGTGGGTTCCTGCAACGCCGAAATAACAGAAATTTTACTTCAAACCATTATGGGGCTCTCAAAGTCTGATCTCAAGGATACTTATTCGCGTTTCTTATGGTTAGGCTTAGGTCTATTGTACTTGGGACGTCAAAAAGCAACTGAAGCTGTTATGTTAACCCTGGAAGTACTGGATGAACCATATCGTTCAATGGCCACAACTATGGTCGATATATGTGCCTATGCTGGTACTGGAAATGTGCTAAAAATACAACAGTTGTTGCATATTTGCTCTGATCATTATGAGTCTTCAAACGCTGATTCTGCGGATGAAAAGGgaaaaaaggataaaaataaGGAAAAG GATAAGGccgaaaaagagaaagaaaaggagaaagatctgTCCGCAACGCAAGCTATAGCCGTTTTAGGTATAGCTTTAATTGCTATGGGTGAAGACATTGGAGCTGAGATGGCTTTTCGTTCATTTGGAAATTTACTTCGATATTGCGAGCCATGCATTCGACGTGCAGTGCCACTAGCTTTGGGCTTAATCTCTGCTTCTAACCCTAAGCTGAATATATTAGATACATTAAGCAAATTCTCGCATGATAGTGATGCCGAAGTTGCACATAATGCCATTTTTGCTATGGGTCTTATAGGTGCTGGCACTAACAATGCTCGCTTAGCATCTATGCTACGTCAATTGGCACAGTATCATTCGAAAGATCCGAGTAATTTGTTCATGGTTCGCATTGCACAGAGTCTAACACATTTAGGTAAAGGAACATTGACACTTAGCCCATACCATAGCGATCGCCAGCTAATGAATCCAATGGCAGTAGCTGGCCTAATGGCTACTTTAGTTTCTCTGCTGGATGTTAAAACTCTAATTCTGGGACGCTCACATTACTTGCTCTATACTTTGGTGCCAGCCATGCAGGCACGTATGTTAATCACTTTTGATGAAGAACTGAATCAACTACAAGTGCCAGTGCGTGTTGGTATTGCCATCGATGTGGTTGGTCAAGCTGGTAAACCTAAAACCATAACCGGTTTCCAAACTCATACAACACCTGTACTGCTTGCGATGGGTGAACGTGCTGAATTGGCCACAGATGAGTACATTTCTCTTACTCCAGTTATGGAAGGTTTTgttatattgaagaaaaatccCAACTTCGTGAAGTAA
- the LOC105224270 gene encoding U4/U6 small nuclear ribonucleoprotein Prp3 isoform X2, giving the protein MKEKSNPVSASSILTPLAAASVAAANINAVAATTPAASTTGLNSTQIKLMMVNAQREIEERKRALNNLKAKDPILASVPQIGLPVALATQALAKKTAPEDSEKAKKIAELQAQIRAKLSNLIQPPQVQDRPKPLILDEDGRTIDKSGRAVNIPTLTPTLKANIRAKKREVFNKNQVHTDRHSQQEESLKFFDDRIAQKPTVRTKRSLRFHEPGKFQQLAERMRMKAQLEKLQNEISQIARKTGISSATKLALIAPKQDTPDDVPAMEWWDSVILTQDLNTLDDKGKISIRQSAITNLIEHPTQMKPPNEPLKPVYLPVFLTKKERKKLRRQNRREAWKEEQEKIRLGLVAPPEPKLRISNLMRVLGTEAVQDPTKIEAHVREQMAKRQKAHEDANNARKLTAEQKSEKKVRKIKEDTSCGVNVSVYRIRDLQDNASKKFKVETNAKQLHMTGTVVLFRDCCVVVVEGGPKQQKKYRRLMQHRIKWEEDLVKGPDGHEIPNSCVLVWEGTSQRRHFGEIKFKVFPMEKMAREFFQKHQVEHYWDLAYSGAVLEASSDS; this is encoded by the exons ATGAAGGAGAAAAGCAATCCTGTTAGCGCATCTTCTATATTAACACCGTTGGCAGCAGCATCCGTGGCTGCAGCGAATATAAATGCTGTTGCTGCAACTACGCCTGCAGCGTCCACAACTGGCCTGAATTCGACACAAATTAAACTCATGATGGTAAATGCTCAACGAGAAATAGAAGAAAGAAAACGGGCtcttaataatttaaaagcaaaagatCCCATTTTAGCTTCTGTTCCGCAGATAGGATTACCAGTTGCTCTAGCTACTCAAGCACTTGCGAAGAAAACGGCTCCGGAAGAttcggaaaaagcaaaaaagataGCGGAATTACAGGCTCAAATTCGTGCAAAGTTGTCTAATTTAATTCAACCCCCACAAGTTCAAGATCGACCGAAACCATTAATTTTGGATGAAGACGGTCGAACGATCGACAAAAGTGGTAGAGCTGTCAACATCCCAACACTAACGCCAACCTTGAAGGCCAATATTCGTGCGAAAAAACGTGAGgtatttaacaaaaatcaaGTACATACAGATCGTCATTCACAGCAAGAggaatctttgaaatttttcgacGACCGTATTGCCCAAAAACCCACTGTACGTACTAAGCGTTCGTTGCGCTTCCATGAACCAGGAAAATTTCAGCAATTGGCTGAAAGAATGCGGATGAAGGCACAGTTGGAAAAGCTACAAAATGAAATTTCCCAAATTGCACGCAAAACCGGTATAAGTTCTGCCACAAAGTTGGCACTCATTGCACCTAAACAAGACACACCTGACGATGTGCCAGCCATGGAGTGGTGGGATTCTGTAATTTTAACTCAAGACTTGAATACGTTGGATGATAAAGGGAAGATCAGTATTCGACAGTCAGCAATTACAAATCTCATTGAGCATCCAACCCAAATGAAACCGCCAA ACGAACCATTAAAACCAGTTTATTTACCTGTATTTCTCACAAAGAAAGAGCGAAAAAAGCTTCGCCGCCAAAATCGTCGTGAAGCGTGGaaagaagaacaagaaaaaattcgtttagGGCTTGTTGCACCACCTGAACCAAAGTTACGAATTTCTAATTTAATGCGTGTGTTGGGTACAGAGGCTGTGCAAGACCCAACAAAAATTGAAGCTCATGTACGAGAACAAATGGCTAAGAGACAAAAGGCACATGAGGATGCCAACAATGCCCGAAAGTTGACAGCAGAACAGAAAAGTGAAAAGAAAGTTCGAAAAATCAAAGAAGATACTTCGTGTGGGGTCAACGTTAGTGTTTATCGCATTCGCGATTTGCAAGACAACGCaagtaaaaaattcaaagtggAAACCAATGCCAAACAGCTGCATATGACTGGTACTGTGGTTCTTTTTCGCGATTGTTGCGTAGTAGTTGTAGAAGGCGGACCGaaacaacagaaaaaatatCGACGACTAATGCAACATCGTATAAAATGGGAAGAGGATTTGGTAAAAGGTCCTGATGGTCATGAAATACCCAACTCATGCGTTCTGGTGTGGGAGGGTACTAGTCAACGAAGACATTTtggagaaattaaatttaaggtGTTTCCTATGGAGAAAATGGCGCGCGAATTCTTTCAGAAACATCAAGTTGAACATTACTGGGATTTGGCGTATTCTGGCGCGGTGTTGGAAGCATCTTCAGATTcttaa
- the LOC105224272 gene encoding metaxin-2 isoform X2, whose protein sequence is MSDEPWPEDAVLYQPYEAEQILLPEHASCLAVKAYLKMCQLPFEVRSCANAEYMSPGGRMTKLPFIRAGAFIVAEFEPIVNFIEHKGSAIGQWLDDDNKADMRTYVSLAENIFTMAELYISFVNKTVYEKVTAPRNGCVFPWPLNLIQNYSKRRNTLRLLKVYQWNDMTIEDVIEKVEKCCETLTLKLEESPDTPFFYSDQPCELDAIAFGHLFAIITTDLPNMALAQTVRKFKRLVEFCQFIDGKYFQMRSL, encoded by the coding sequence ATGAGCGATGAACCGTGGCCGGAGGATGCAGTACTTTATCAGCCATATGAAGCAGAGCAGATACTTCTGCCGGAACACGCTAGTTGCTTAGCTGTTAAAGCGTATCTCAAAATGTGCCAGCTACCTTTTGAAGTTCGCTCATGTGCAAATGCTGAATACATGTCGCCAGGCGGGCGTATGACAAAGCTGCCATTTATTCGTGCCGGAGCATTCATAGTAGCTGAATTTGAACCCATCGTCAATTTTATTGAGCATAAAGGCTCGGCTATCGGGCAGTGGTTAGATGATGACAACAAGGCTGATATGCGTACCTATGTATCATTGGCTGAGAACATATTCACTATGGCCGAACTATATATCAGCTTCGTCAATAAAACTGTGTATGAGAAAGTGACAGCTCCACGGAATGGCTGTGTTTTTCCATGGCCACTTAATCTAATACAAAATTACTCTAAACGACGAAATACACTGCGTTTGCTGAAAGTATATCAATGGAACGATATGACAATTGAAGATGTTATTGAAAAGGTGGAAAAATGTTGCGAGACATTAACATTGAAACTCGAAGAGTCGCCCGATACACCGTTCTTTTATTCGGACCAGCCATGTGAATTGGACGCTATTGCTTTTGGACATCTTTTTGCCATTATAACAACGGATTTGCCAAATATGGCACTTGCACAGACAGTGCGAAAATTTAAACGTTTGGTAGAGTTTTGCCAATTTATCGatggaaaatatttccaaatgagGTCTCTATAA
- the LOC105224274 gene encoding vacuolar protein-sorting-associated protein 36 — MNRFEYVEARLHDDEIFVSRDRNVKIYDGDHKTEYEEGEVVLTTHRLFWGRPGEIARAATTLCLSLRHVISLSEETASSYFFGRKTRYILYLREPPPDKAPGPIDHSPHSHIKLSGKNGLTQEFGSALRQTIEARIWEVLVIPKPLSVASNSQNSHGGDNPAQLRLKMRTGIGGIERSIEAKAKETDDNIALAFQDLNVLMAMAKDMVAISKVISTKIREQKGEISDDETVRFKSYLLSLGIEDPVTRENFSSNSDYFRSLAQQICELLLDPIEEQGGMMSLADVYCRVNRARGLELLSAEDLLHACQQLNGPIKLRKFPSGAMVLQLESQDDELVAADTLEKVKMSKSLAVEELAKELGISLLLAKERLLAAERLGKVCRDESIEGLRFYPNLLLHRDS, encoded by the exons ATGAATCGCTTTGAATATGTAGAAGCACGATTGCATGATGATGAAATCTTTGTGAGTCGTGacagaaatgttaaaatttatgATGGGGATCACAAA ACGGAATATGAAGAAGGGGAGGTTGTTCTCACTACCCATCGTCTATTTTGGGGCCGTCCAGGTGAAATTGCTCGTGCTGCTACAACACTCTGCCTTTCCCTACGTCATGTGATATCGCTCAGTGAAGAAACAGCCAGTTCATACTTTTTTGGACGCAAAACtcgttatatattatatttgcggGAGCCCCCACCAGATAAGGCACCTGGCCCAATTGATCACAGTCCGCATAGTCATATCAAACTATCGGGAAAAAATGGATTGACACAAGAATTCGGAAGTGCTTTACGTCAAACAATCGAAGCTAGAATATGGGAAGTGTTAGTAATACCGAAACCATTATCAGTGGCAAGTAATTCACAAAATTCACATGGTGGTGACAATCCAGCACAATTACGTTTGAAAATGCGTACTGGCATTGGTGGTATTGAGCGTTCCATTGAAGCTAAAGCGAAAGAAACAGATGACAATATAGCTTTGGCTTTTCAGGATCTTAATGTACTAATGGCAATGGCAAAAGATATGGTAGCCATATCAAAGGTGATAAGTACAAAAATACGCGAACAAAAAGGAGAAATATCTGACGATGAAACAGTGCGTTTTAAATCTTATCTGTTGAGCTTGGGTATTGAAGACCCAGTGACGCGAGAGAATTTCAGTAGCAATTCGGATTATTTTCGTAGCTTGGCGCAACAAATATGTGAACTGCTTTTGGATCCTATCGAG GAACAAGGTGGCATGATGTCGCTGGCCGATGTGTATTGTCGTGTAAATCGCGCACGAGGCCTTGAACTACTTTCTGCGGAGGATTTGCTACACGCCTGTCAGCAACTGAATGGTCCGATAAAGCTAAGAAAATTTCCCAGTGGGGCAATGGTATTGCAATTAGAATCGCAAGATGATGAACTAGTAGCAGCTGATACACTGGAAAAGGTGAAAATGTCAAAATCATTAGCTGTCGAGGAATTGGCTAAAGAACTAGGTATTTCATTGTTGTTAGCAAAAGAGCGTCTACTTGCTGCTGAACGCCTAGGTAAAGTGTGCCGCGACGAATCAATAGAAGGCTTACGCTTCTATCCGAATTTGCTATTACACCGAGATAGTTAA
- the LOC105224270 gene encoding U4/U6 small nuclear ribonucleoprotein Prp3 isoform X1 has protein sequence MSYYTRKEIDELHTDISTLAKGVAVGGEEDRIITTIEHCLHNGYDRRRIAEKLEKILDAKQSSRLADKLQDKLDDYRRKSKKRNASDETGADVPKKSRFDMKEKSNPVSASSILTPLAAASVAAANINAVAATTPAASTTGLNSTQIKLMMVNAQREIEERKRALNNLKAKDPILASVPQIGLPVALATQALAKKTAPEDSEKAKKIAELQAQIRAKLSNLIQPPQVQDRPKPLILDEDGRTIDKSGRAVNIPTLTPTLKANIRAKKREVFNKNQVHTDRHSQQEESLKFFDDRIAQKPTVRTKRSLRFHEPGKFQQLAERMRMKAQLEKLQNEISQIARKTGISSATKLALIAPKQDTPDDVPAMEWWDSVILTQDLNTLDDKGKISIRQSAITNLIEHPTQMKPPNEPLKPVYLPVFLTKKERKKLRRQNRREAWKEEQEKIRLGLVAPPEPKLRISNLMRVLGTEAVQDPTKIEAHVREQMAKRQKAHEDANNARKLTAEQKSEKKVRKIKEDTSCGVNVSVYRIRDLQDNASKKFKVETNAKQLHMTGTVVLFRDCCVVVVEGGPKQQKKYRRLMQHRIKWEEDLVKGPDGHEIPNSCVLVWEGTSQRRHFGEIKFKVFPMEKMAREFFQKHQVEHYWDLAYSGAVLEASSDS, from the exons ATGTCCTATTATACGCGTAAGGAGATCGATGAATTGCATACGGATATCTCTACTTTGGCAAAGGGAGTTGCTGTTGGTGGTGAAGAAGACCGCATCATAACTACAATCGAACATTGTTTACACAATGGATATGATCGTCGACGTATTGCGGAAAAATTGGAAAAGATCTTGGATGCTAAACAAAGCTCAAGGCTAGCTGACAAATTGCAGGATAAATTGGACGACTATCGACGTAAGAGTAAAAAACGTAATGCTAGTGATGAAACTGGCGCTGATGTGCCAAAAAAATCTCGTTTCGATATGAAGGAGAAAAGCAATCCTGTTAGCGCATCTTCTATATTAACACCGTTGGCAGCAGCATCCGTGGCTGCAGCGAATATAAATGCTGTTGCTGCAACTACGCCTGCAGCGTCCACAACTGGCCTGAATTCGACACAAATTAAACTCATGATGGTAAATGCTCAACGAGAAATAGAAGAAAGAAAACGGGCtcttaataatttaaaagcaaaagatCCCATTTTAGCTTCTGTTCCGCAGATAGGATTACCAGTTGCTCTAGCTACTCAAGCACTTGCGAAGAAAACGGCTCCGGAAGAttcggaaaaagcaaaaaagataGCGGAATTACAGGCTCAAATTCGTGCAAAGTTGTCTAATTTAATTCAACCCCCACAAGTTCAAGATCGACCGAAACCATTAATTTTGGATGAAGACGGTCGAACGATCGACAAAAGTGGTAGAGCTGTCAACATCCCAACACTAACGCCAACCTTGAAGGCCAATATTCGTGCGAAAAAACGTGAGgtatttaacaaaaatcaaGTACATACAGATCGTCATTCACAGCAAGAggaatctttgaaatttttcgacGACCGTATTGCCCAAAAACCCACTGTACGTACTAAGCGTTCGTTGCGCTTCCATGAACCAGGAAAATTTCAGCAATTGGCTGAAAGAATGCGGATGAAGGCACAGTTGGAAAAGCTACAAAATGAAATTTCCCAAATTGCACGCAAAACCGGTATAAGTTCTGCCACAAAGTTGGCACTCATTGCACCTAAACAAGACACACCTGACGATGTGCCAGCCATGGAGTGGTGGGATTCTGTAATTTTAACTCAAGACTTGAATACGTTGGATGATAAAGGGAAGATCAGTATTCGACAGTCAGCAATTACAAATCTCATTGAGCATCCAACCCAAATGAAACCGCCAA ACGAACCATTAAAACCAGTTTATTTACCTGTATTTCTCACAAAGAAAGAGCGAAAAAAGCTTCGCCGCCAAAATCGTCGTGAAGCGTGGaaagaagaacaagaaaaaattcgtttagGGCTTGTTGCACCACCTGAACCAAAGTTACGAATTTCTAATTTAATGCGTGTGTTGGGTACAGAGGCTGTGCAAGACCCAACAAAAATTGAAGCTCATGTACGAGAACAAATGGCTAAGAGACAAAAGGCACATGAGGATGCCAACAATGCCCGAAAGTTGACAGCAGAACAGAAAAGTGAAAAGAAAGTTCGAAAAATCAAAGAAGATACTTCGTGTGGGGTCAACGTTAGTGTTTATCGCATTCGCGATTTGCAAGACAACGCaagtaaaaaattcaaagtggAAACCAATGCCAAACAGCTGCATATGACTGGTACTGTGGTTCTTTTTCGCGATTGTTGCGTAGTAGTTGTAGAAGGCGGACCGaaacaacagaaaaaatatCGACGACTAATGCAACATCGTATAAAATGGGAAGAGGATTTGGTAAAAGGTCCTGATGGTCATGAAATACCCAACTCATGCGTTCTGGTGTGGGAGGGTACTAGTCAACGAAGACATTTtggagaaattaaatttaaggtGTTTCCTATGGAGAAAATGGCGCGCGAATTCTTTCAGAAACATCAAGTTGAACATTACTGGGATTTGGCGTATTCTGGCGCGGTGTTGGAAGCATCTTCAGATTcttaa